TTATCTCAAAACGGTACTCTGCTGACGCCTGGTCATCTCCAAGTGAGGCCATCTCATCAGTAATAATGACATTTCCTTCGTATTCATCCGGAACTCCGTTCCTGTCAATATAAATGGTTCCGAACTCCGCTTTCTGCTCCTTGCCATAGCTTGTCAAATATCTTCGCCTGTTATAAACCCCTTTTAGCAGCGGATATTCCCAGGATACAGCATCCCATCCTTCCATATAATCATATACATGAGGAAGAGCCCAAGGTACTTTGTTATAGTCATCCCAGTAAACCACAATTGGAATAAACGGCTGGGGCGGTGCATCGCCTGTGAAATTGTAAACCCCAGTCATCCAGTATTTTGCCGCATAGTAGGTATTAGACACTCCTCGATAGGTTATTCCAAGGTTTTCAGGTGTATCATGAATCCTCCAGTTCCAACCATAAGCAGGCAATCCCATGAATATCTTGTCGGGTGACATAACGGAAACAGCATAATCATATATGCCCTCAAGCCAGTCACGAGGAGATACTGGGCCGGGAGCAGAGCCCGCCCATGCCATGCCATAGCTCATGATGGCGGCGGTATCGCAATAGTCGTTAAGATCGGCATAAACACACCAATTTTCACCGCCCACCGAGCCTTGAACGCCGGTCATACCCGGCAGGCAGATGTTGACAAGCTTTGTTGCATCATAAGATTTAACTGTATTATATATATCCCTAAATAAAGCATTCGCCGCATCCTTGTTTTCATAACCTCCGCCGCGCTCCAGGTCAATATCTACCCCAGCACACCATGGATACTTGTTCATGATCCGGATGATTTCAGTAAGAAACTTATCCTTTGCACCGTTTTCGTTGTTGCGAAGTGCAGTAAAAATATTGGCTATTCCATGATTCATAATTGTGAGCAGCCACTTAATATGAGGCCATTTCTGAATATACGGAAGCATGCTGCTGATGCTGGTACCGGTTTCAGTAATTGTGCCTGTTGCGTCAACCTCAAAAGTAAAAATGCCTACCGTATCAAAGCGGTCACCATAGTCTCTAAGTGCTTCATATATTCGGGCATTTCCCATAAAACTCCACACCATGCACCGCTTACCTTTTAAGAAATCCCTCACAACCGATCACCGCCTTCTTGCATCTCCTGAAATTCAAAGAGCACCCGCGCCGATTTTCTCTCTTCCAGCTTCACCATATGTTTGCTATCCCATGCCGCAGAGTATTGATAAAACCCATCCTTACGAGTGGGGCTTCCGTTTTTAAGGCATTGGCGGGTGGAAGCCTTGAGCGCCAGCTCATCGCCTGCATTAACTGGGTCAAGAAACTTTACCTTATGCGCGCCCATACCTTGGGATATTTCAATACTTCCTGCGGCCATATCCTGTATAGGATAGATATAACAGTCAAGACCAGCAGAAGTTTTGCCAAGGTTGAATAAGACTACAGTCTCCGCTGTTCGCACCACACCGTTATAATGCCGAGGCAGGACTGGCTGCCCGTTTTCATGCATCTTTGTTAGCATTTTGCTCGTGTGAACGGTATAGCCTGTCAACTGATCTCCATCCTGAAGCTGCATGTCGGTGAAATAGATAATTCCGTTACAGTCGGAGATCTTGAGTGTCACAGTTACGCTCACCACATGCTTATTGCTTTTTAGTTGTATGGTTTCCGCAAATCTTGAAAACTGCATAGTTTTTTCCTCCAAAACTATTTGACAAACATAGGCATTAATGCTAAACTATAATTAGATTTTATATTTGGAGGCTAGTATAAACCTATGTGTGGTATTTTTCGTATTCGTAAATAAAGGTGCCCTGAACAAAAGATAGCTCAATAGCAGCGTCTTTGTTTTAGTGCACCCTTTTTCGATTAAAAAAAAACCGAAAGAGGTGTATTTTTTATGCCCCAAAATAGAAAAAAAGGGACAACTCCGCCCATTTGGGTATCTCAAAACTTTTTAACAAGTTACAAAATTATCAACAGAATTATTCGCAGAACAACCCTTAACAAGGATGATCATGTGATTGAAATTGGCCCGGGAAAGGGTCATATAACAGGTTTCTTGATAAAAAGATGCCGGAAAGTTTCGGCAATCGAAATTGACGGCCGTTTATATAATAGATTGACAGCAAAATTCAAGGACGTCAAAAATATCCGTATATATCATCAGGATTTTATGAAGTGGAAGCTTCCTCAATCCGAAGATTATAAGGTTTTTTCAAACATTCCCTTTTGCTTCACTACGGATATTATGCGAAAACTCACGGAGTGCAAAAACGCACCTTCTGAAGCATGGCTTACCATGGAAAAAGGCGCAGCCAAGCGTTTCATGGGTAAGCCTTCAGAATCATTGCGTTCACTGCTTATAAAGCCCAGATTTGATTTGGATATTGCTTACTATTTCAGCAGGGAAGATTTTCATCCCAAACCGGGCGTTGATGTAGTACTTCTTCATCTTAAGAAAAAGAGCCCGCCGGATATCCCCGCAAACCAGTGGTTTGCCTATGAACAATTTGTTTCAAAGGCGCTAAAATATGGATTCCGCTGTTTTTTTACAAGCAAGCAATTATCTAGGGCATTCCGTCAGGCTGGTGTGCAAAATAAAAATATTACTCCTACAGAGATTCTTTATGTTCAGTGGCTCTGCCTTTTCCGATGCTACTGGGAGCATGTGTTAGGCAGAAAATAATTTTAGCGGCTCATTACCCGTCCAATGTCCACCGGATTTCGCATACATGCCCGATCCATCCGGTGGAAACCGAGCCGCCCTGAAGCAATAAGTCTGTAAAGTACACTGTGCCGGTGCAGTCAGTGACGCACAGCCTGATGGTGATAGATTTGACTCTGCTGATACTTTTGGGAGAAATACTGTGTGCAATCTGATTGAAATATGCCATATCATCACCCTCAAATCAGGTCTATAAATCTTGTTTCTGCTGTACCGTCCTCGTATTCAATGACTATCTCAACACCAACCTGGCCGTTTTCGCCCTTTTCAAGGTTTTCGGAAGCAATCTGCGCTGAAAATGTATAACTTTTACGTGTTGCTGGGTATACCGTCTGTGACAGACTCTTTGTCATACCAGGTACACCAACAGCCTTGAAGGAAGCAGTTCCCGAAACACCATTCTCAGTATCCACTTCAAAGCCGGAATTGACCCAGTAGGCAAAACTGGATAGGCTATACTAATTAGGACAATTAAATTCCGAACAATGGTATAATATAAATATAAAACTTTGGGAGGAATTTAAATGGCAAAACGATATGAAGAGGAATTCAAAAAACAAATAGTTGCACTATATAATAATGGTAAATCTTTGGCAGATCTTAATAGAGAATATGGAATTGCAAAATCAACTATTAAAGTATGGGTAGAAAGATATAATGACTCAGGATCCTTCAATGTAAATGATAACAAATCCGAAGAGGAAAAGGAGTTAATTAGACTAAGGAAAAAAGTAAAGCAACTTGAAATGGAGAATGATATTTTAAAGCAGGCAGCGTTAATACTAGGCAAAAAATAGACCTGATTATCTCTAATAGATATAAATACAGTATTAACGCAATGTGTAAATTTCTTAAGGTCCATAGAAGTCTTGTGTATTATCACTTAAAAAAGAGAAAAGAAAGGAAGAAAAAAATAATTCTAAAGCAGAAACAAAACTAGAAAATGCTGTAATTAGGATATTTAGAGAAAGTAGAAATAATTATGGAACCAGAAAAATTAAAAGACAATTGCAACGAGAAGGAATTATTGCTTCCAGGCGGAAAATAGGCCAAATTATGAAAAAATATTCACTGGTATCAAATTATACTGTAGCTCAATATAAAATAAGAAAAAGCAAATGTAATGAAGATGAAATAGAAAATATAGTAAATAGAGAATTTAATAATAGAAAAAAACTAGAAGTAGTAGTTAATGACCTTACCTATGTGAGGGTTAATAAAAGATGGTGCTATATATGTACCCTACTCGATTTACACAATAAAGAAATTATAGGATATTCTGTTGGAGAAAATAAGGATGCACAGCTTGTATATCAGGTATTCCTTACTTGTAGATATCCTTTATCTGAAATAGAAATATTTCATACAGACAGAGGTAATGAATTTAAAAATAAATTAATAGATGAAGTAGTTACTACTTTTGAAATTAAAAGGTCATTAAGCGCTAAAGGCTGTCCTTATGATAATTCACCAGCAGAAACCTTTAACCATATATTAAAAACTGAATGTATAAAGGGCAAAAAATTTGGTAGTTTAAAAGAATTAGAGATTGAATTAATGGATTATATAAATTGGTACAATAACCATAGATTACATGGCTCATTAGGTTATCTAACACCTATGGAATACAAGGAAAAACAACTAAGTTTAAATGGTTCTAAGGATAAAATTTCCTGTGAATTTGCATCTGTTTAAAAAGATTATTTTTTGGTTCTGTGAAGGGCGAGCGATAGCGAGTTCATTTACCCTTGACTGGACCAAAATAAATAATCTTATAATTGCAAACAAATTCATGGGGATTTATATAAATTGTTCGGTAAAAATATGTCCAAAAAAGTGTTGACATATCAAGGTGATAAATTTTCACAGAAAAATAAGGGAGTATTTTAATTTTACCCCCTATGAATTCAAGATGAACGCTTATAACTTTGCTTTAGCAGAAACATTATATATTTTTCTATTTGAAATATTCTATTTTTTATTCTCAGACTCTATCAGTTCTATCATTTTAATAAAATAATTATATACTTCTGTACTTTTATCAAATATGTTTTCTAAGTCTTTTTTCCCACTTTCCAAAACATCTTTTTCCGAAAACTTTTCATTAAAAATAATTGCTAAAGTATATTGCATTTGTGAAGCCACATTTAACATTTGTTTTCCTGTATTTTCTGCTTTTAAATAATCAGAATATACTGATACAAAGTGTTCCGGAAAAACACTAATTAAATAACCATAAAACCACAAATAATCTCCGTCATTTGAATATTTCTCAGTTGCTATTTTAAAGGCATCTAGTAATATATTTTCTGCTTGGTTTAAACATTTTTCTAATTTTGGTGATAATCTTCCCCATTCAGCCATAACATACCAAGTGTAAAAAGAAATTCTGAAAAGATCATATTTCTCAACTGTTTTTAAATAATCTTCATTAATAGCATCAAAAAAACCTATAAGTTCTTCCCATTTTTCATTTTTTATAATTCTCTCTAACTTATCTAAATCCATTGTACATCATAACCTTTCAAATAATATTCTATTTATTTCTTATTTACCCATGCATCGCTAATTTTCCATCTATTAAGCCCCCTAACCAATTTGGACAATCGCACACTAATTTAGTAAAATAAAAATTAATAGGAGGTTGTCTAAATTGAAAGGGAAAGGTAAAAGGTATCCAGAAGAATTTAAGCGTCAAATTGTTAAGGAAGTAGAAGAAACAGGCAATGCTTCTTTAGTTGCAAGAAGACACGATTTAGTTCCTGGCACTGTTACTCGCTGGGTTAGGGAGTCAAAGAAGCAAAATGGATTAATTCCAAGTTCTAATTATTCCAATAATATTAATGCTAAATCTTTAGAAGAAGAAAATGAACAATTGAAAAAATTACTAGTAGTAAAACTTTGATATTTTGTCCTCAAATAACTACACATTAATATTTAGCTGAAATCAAGGGCCCGCCTTAGCGGGGCGTAGCCTTTACCCTTGATGAAGGTAAATATTAATGTAAAATCAGACAAGGCCAAAATAAAATACTATGATATTGAAAGTATTAGTGAGTTTTTGTCCAAAATTAAGGGGTCAATCCGAATAAACGATATTTAAAATATTTAATTTGTATTTAGATTTTCCAGTACACGTTATTAGGTAGTCTACGTAAATAGCCTTCGCTTTTTTCTATTATTTCTCCTGTTTGAATGTTTCTTACTATTACATTTTCATGATATTCGGGATCTTCATACCATTCAGATAGATACAACCTATCCCCATCCCGAAATAATACTGTCTCTGTTTTTCCAATTGCAATTTTCTTTTTTTCTGGCCAAACAATTTCATAGAAGCCATCATTTCCACTTCTTCCAAGAGTAAGTGGCGTTGTTTCAAGCTTTAAGTTATAGCAGTCTTCAACTTCTGATAAAGACAATTCAGTAATAACTTCTAATTTTTGTTTTTCTGGGATATATTTTTTAATTTTAATTAGCTTTTCATGAAAATCAACAACTAAAAAATTAAATATCCCATTATTCCATATAGGTTTTTCAACATATACATTCCCTTGGATTTGAAATGGTGAATGTACTTCCCCATCAGGATAATGGATTAAGTGATAATTCATTCCTTTAAAAAATCCATCGTTATTAAATATCTCTTGCGCTTCATATAAGTCACAATATTCAACTGTTCCTTCTCTGCATGAATACCATTCATTTGTTCCTTCAATTTCTTCTGGATAACTACTTGAAATACCTTTTATATTAGTAATATTTATCATTTATTTATCCCCCTTTATAAAATAAGCCTATTTAACATTGTGTCAATAATATGATATTATGATTAGTCTATTTATTCATTTTATCACATCTATTCCATCTCCTCAACCCCTACAAAAAATCTAAGCTGTCAACTCAACCCTATTATTTTCATGGCAGTTGATATGTTTCCCCAATCAATAAAAATAAAGGTTTCCCAACATTGATATCTCCGGCAAAGTAGCCGAAAGGAAAACTCAATGTCTGGAAACCTACTATTTATCAATATTTCGATTAGTACCTATTTTCCCACCCTTGACATCAATACCACACACTCCACATGTGTCGTGTGTGGAATGTAGATACAAATTATTATCTATATCTTTTTTCTCTATTTCTAGACCAGTCTTAAATACAAATGTAATTGAATATGGATTAACAACTCCTTCTTCATCAATCTTCCCCACTAATATTTTATCTATTACTGTTTCAAAAATTTCTCTATCAAATTCCTCTAAAAACTTGTTATCTTCGAATAACTTTCTAAAGGCAGCAATTCTGTTTTTTAAGTCACCTTCCTCATTAACTATTGATTGCAATTCTTTTTCTCTAACCTTTACTTTTTCAAGTTCATTTAATAATTCTGCATATTTAGCTTCGAAATTTTCTTTTCTAAGTGTGCCTTCAAGGTAGAGATTCATTAAATTATCTATCTTTTTTTCTATTTCACTTGTTTTTATTTCTATCTCTTTCAACTTTTTAATTGTACCAGAATTACTAAGTGTAGTTTCTACATTTTTTATAAATTCCTCTGTTATCTGCTTGTTCTTGCTTATCATTAAATTAAAAGCATCTATGAATGTAGATTCTAAATCTTTTTCCGCTATACTCTTGCTGTGTGGACAATTTTTCTTTCCCTTTTTGATCGCTGTCACACAACTCCATGTAATCTTTTCATATTTTGTACCAGAATGCCATGTACGACGAGTAAAACTACTATTACAAAATCCGCATTGGATCAGACTGGAAAATGCGTATTTCCTACTATATTTTTCTCCTCTCCCTTTATTACTATGTCTTGCACTTCTTTTCTGTAATATTTCTTGTGCTTTATCAAAAACCTCTCTAGGGATTATAGGTTCGTGGTGATCTCTTATCCTATACATAGTCTCTTCTCCAAAATTCTCAAGCCTACGCTTTGAAATTGGGTCTACTGTAAATGTCTTACCCATAATAACATCGCCTTTATATTTTTCATTTTTTATGATTCTCCTAACAGAACTTTCATGCCATGTGCTATTACCATTTTTAGTTTTGAATCCTAGCTGTGTAAGTTCTTTTGCTATTGTGAAGCAACCTGCACCTTCTACATATCGTCTAAAGATATATCTCACTATTTCAGCTTCTTTTTCATTTATTGTCAAAGTTTTAGTTTCAGGATCATAATCGTACCCTAGGCAACCATGAAACCCTACTAACTCACCCCTTTTCATTTTCATTCTTAATCCTAATTTTACATTCCTTGAAATGCTCTCGCTTTCTGCCTGAGCTAAGGAACTTAGGATAGTTAGTAACATCTCTCCTGCCATATCTAATGTGTTTAT
This portion of the Keratinibaculum paraultunense genome encodes:
- a CDS encoding recombinase family protein; translation: MSNNKVEVIEASLDRIDRKNSKEIKRLRVAAYCRVSTDSNEQLESYQSQVRYYKDLINSNENWEYVGVYADEAISGTQVRHRQGFQQMINDALDGKIDLILTKSISRFARNTLDILQYVRLLKDKNVAILFEKENINTLDMAGEMLLTILSSLAQAESESISRNVKLGLRMKMKRGELVGFHGCLGYDYDPETKTLTINEKEAEIVRYIFRRYVEGAGCFTIAKELTQLGFKTKNGNSTWHESSVRRIIKNEKYKGDVIMGKTFTVDPISKRRLENFGEETMYRIRDHHEPIIPREVFDKAQEILQKRSARHSNKGRGEKYSRKYAFSSLIQCGFCNSSFTRRTWHSGTKYEKITWSCVTAIKKGKKNCPHSKSIAEKDLESTFIDAFNLMISKNKQITEEFIKNVETTLSNSGTIKKLKEIEIKTSEIEKKIDNLMNLYLEGTLRKENFEAKYAELLNELEKVKVREKELQSIVNEEGDLKNRIAAFRKLFEDNKFLEEFDREIFETVIDKILVGKIDEEGVVNPYSITFVFKTGLEIEKKDIDNNLYLHSTHDTCGVCGIDVKGGKIGTNRNIDK
- a CDS encoding transposase is translated as MKGKGKRYPEEFKRQIVKEVEETGNASLVARRHDLVPGTVTRWVRESKKQNGLIPSSNYSNNINAKSLEEENEQLKKLLVVKL
- the erm gene encoding 23S ribosomal RNA methyltransferase Erm encodes the protein MPQNRKKGTTPPIWVSQNFLTSYKIINRIIRRTTLNKDDHVIEIGPGKGHITGFLIKRCRKVSAIEIDGRLYNRLTAKFKDVKNIRIYHQDFMKWKLPQSEDYKVFSNIPFCFTTDIMRKLTECKNAPSEAWLTMEKGAAKRFMGKPSESLRSLLIKPRFDLDIAYYFSREDFHPKPGVDVVLLHLKKKSPPDIPANQWFAYEQFVSKALKYGFRCFFTSKQLSRAFRQAGVQNKNITPTEILYVQWLCLFRCYWEHVLGRK